In a single window of the Polynucleobacter sp. MWH-UH24A genome:
- a CDS encoding porin: MKKSLFAIAAATAFAGAAQAQSSVTVYGIIDAGWAGGNTRNLTSSTITSTGPNQRQTYSAFTTSAEQSSRLGFRGTEDLGGGDSAFFTVEVDLNPTSTTTVLGNTRQAFAGLAKKGLGNFSIGTQYTIVHSQVGATDPGQQNNMVGSVIYPHSGGTNASSTSGQDSGIAYTVRTNNVLQLQSERMAGIRVTAQYGMNNADRTVSSATTTSGKSNTTTWGAGLDYTLGKLYATAVFQNLKNESSTITSTTVATLLTSMVNATSNQYYVGATYDFGILKAYAGYINRKDSSTLNSTNFLSRTAQQIGVRGFATKTIEYWASMGNGRWQSYGASQPTANFTAYQVGSNYWLSKRTNMYAIFGSSQTSSTSVSSGAGASQNSYALGVRHTF, encoded by the coding sequence ATGAAAAAATCATTATTTGCAATCGCTGCTGCGACTGCTTTTGCTGGTGCTGCACAAGCTCAGTCAAGCGTGACTGTTTACGGCATCATTGATGCGGGTTGGGCAGGTGGAAATACAAGAAATCTTACTTCTAGCACAATTACCTCAACAGGACCTAATCAAAGACAGACTTATAGCGCATTCACAACAAGTGCGGAACAGTCCAGCAGATTAGGTTTTCGTGGAACTGAAGATTTAGGTGGTGGAGACAGTGCCTTTTTCACTGTTGAAGTGGACCTTAATCCAACTTCAACCACTACCGTTTTGGGCAATACTCGCCAAGCATTTGCTGGTTTAGCGAAAAAAGGTTTAGGTAATTTCTCAATCGGAACGCAATACACCATCGTCCATAGCCAAGTTGGAGCAACCGATCCAGGTCAACAAAATAATATGGTGGGTAGCGTAATTTATCCTCATTCAGGCGGAACCAATGCATCTTCAACCTCTGGACAGGATAGCGGAATTGCATATACCGTACGTACTAATAACGTTCTTCAATTGCAGTCAGAAAGAATGGCTGGCATTCGCGTAACTGCACAATACGGAATGAATAACGCTGACAGAACAGTTTCATCAGCAACAACAACGTCGGGTAAAAGTAATACAACTACATGGGGCGCAGGTCTAGATTACACACTCGGCAAGCTCTATGCCACAGCTGTATTTCAAAATTTGAAAAATGAATCATCCACAATCACATCGACAACAGTTGCTACATTATTGACATCAATGGTTAACGCAACAAGCAATCAGTATTATGTTGGCGCTACATATGATTTTGGAATCTTGAAAGCATATGCAGGCTATATTAATCGCAAAGATTCGAGCACATTGAATTCAACTAATTTCTTAAGCCGTACAGCGCAGCAAATCGGTGTGAGAGGTTTTGCAACTAAAACTATTGAATACTGGGCAAGTATGGGTAATGGTCGTTGGCAGTCGTACGGCGCAAGTCAACCAACAGCAAATTTCACAGCCTATCAGGTTGGATCTAATTACTGGCTAAGTAAGCGCACCAATATGTATGCAATTTTTGGTAGCTCACAAACATCAAGTACCTCGGTTTCCTCGGGGGCTGGTGCAAGCCAAAACTCGTATGCTTTAGGTGTTCGCCATACTTTCTAA
- the tatC gene encoding twin-arginine translocase subunit TatC, giving the protein MSDTKPGQSEETSKGGEGFQETFMSHLFELRDRVVKSAIAVIIVFVSLVYWAPDIFHLFAKPLLDSLPAGGKMIVTDVTGSFFVPMKVTMLVAFLIALPIVLYQMWAFIAPGLYTHERKLVLPLVVSSYSLFLVGMSFAYFLVFPTVFQFMASYNAPLGADMSTDIDKYLSFAMSTFLAFGITFEVPVVVVVLVKMGIVSIEKLREIRPYVIVGAFVIAAVVTPPDVLSQLLLAIPMCLLYELGLLIARFYLPKTQSEEEKSE; this is encoded by the coding sequence ATGTCCGATACCAAACCAGGTCAGAGCGAGGAAACTTCAAAAGGGGGTGAGGGTTTTCAAGAAACCTTCATGTCCCACCTTTTTGAGTTGCGCGATCGGGTGGTTAAATCAGCGATCGCGGTCATTATTGTGTTTGTTTCCCTAGTTTATTGGGCCCCAGACATTTTTCATTTGTTTGCCAAGCCACTTTTAGACTCGCTCCCCGCCGGCGGCAAGATGATCGTGACCGATGTGACCGGATCCTTTTTTGTTCCCATGAAGGTCACCATGTTGGTGGCATTCTTAATTGCGCTACCGATTGTTCTTTATCAAATGTGGGCATTTATTGCCCCGGGGCTTTATACGCATGAGAGAAAATTGGTCCTCCCATTAGTAGTTAGTAGTTACTCACTATTTCTAGTAGGCATGTCCTTTGCCTATTTCCTAGTCTTTCCGACCGTTTTTCAGTTCATGGCGAGCTACAACGCCCCCTTGGGTGCGGATATGTCAACTGACATTGATAAGTACCTTAGTTTTGCCATGTCGACCTTTTTGGCCTTTGGCATCACCTTTGAGGTACCGGTCGTGGTGGTAGTGTTGGTTAAAATGGGGATTGTTAGCATCGAAAAATTAAGGGAAATCAGGCCTTATGTGATCGTCGGAGCGTTTGTGATCGCTGCTGTTGTGACGCCGCCAGATGTCTTATCTCAGCTCTTACTGGCCATTCCAATGTGCCTTCTCTACGAACTTGGGCTTTTGATTGCTCGTTTCTACCTACCCAAAACGCAATCTGAAGAAGAAAAATCAGAATAA
- the tatB gene encoding Sec-independent protein translocase protein TatB: MIDLGVSKLALIAVVALIVVGPERLPKVARMAGNLFGRAQRYMAEVRSEVNRQIELDEFKKLREASADAMKEMESSLNATVQEASVNLSDQAEPKDDYASAILESSPDVTKVYRDALRQGRDSWGVKRTAKPLWYKNSAGVRTRVQSGAARVKRFKRPALSK; the protein is encoded by the coding sequence ATGATTGATCTTGGTGTATCAAAGCTCGCCCTAATTGCGGTGGTGGCTTTGATCGTAGTGGGCCCCGAACGTTTACCCAAAGTGGCTCGCATGGCGGGTAACTTATTTGGTCGTGCCCAACGCTACATGGCGGAAGTGCGCTCTGAGGTCAATCGTCAGATTGAGCTTGATGAGTTCAAGAAGCTTCGTGAGGCAAGTGCGGACGCCATGAAAGAAATGGAAAGCTCTCTCAATGCCACCGTGCAAGAAGCGAGCGTTAATCTGAGCGATCAGGCTGAACCCAAGGATGATTACGCGAGCGCCATTCTAGAGTCTTCCCCGGATGTGACGAAGGTGTATCGAGATGCGCTACGACAAGGGCGAGATAGTTGGGGTGTGAAGCGCACTGCTAAACCCCTTTGGTATAAAAACTCAGCTGGTGTGCGCACTCGAGTTCAATCAGGTGCGGCACGTGTGAAGCGCTTTAAGCGGCCCGCTTTGAGCAAGTAA
- the tatA gene encoding Sec-independent protein translocase subunit TatA, protein MGSFSIWHWLIVLVIILLVFGTKKLRNIGSDLGGAVKGFKDGMKTNEEAKTEQIQSQTPAPADKTVDVQAKDVNKS, encoded by the coding sequence ATGGGCTCATTTAGTATTTGGCACTGGTTAATCGTACTAGTCATTATTTTGTTGGTCTTTGGTACCAAGAAACTCCGCAATATTGGCTCCGACCTAGGCGGTGCCGTAAAGGGTTTCAAAGATGGCATGAAGACGAATGAAGAAGCCAAGACCGAGCAGATTCAGTCGCAAACCCCTGCCCCAGCCGATAAGACCGTCGATGTGCAAGCCAAGGATGTGAACAAGTCGTAA